The Thermosynechococcus sp. genome has a segment encoding these proteins:
- the rplY gene encoding 50S ribosomal protein L25, which translates to MSRSLVIEGQLRPADAKPNALRRNGKIPAVLYGPTIASAISLVVDTHAAELLVRDARPQKTPIQLSIPDLPWQGTVVLQEVQAHPAKDTLYHLSFLAKAEN; encoded by the coding sequence ATGTCTCGTTCCTTAGTGATTGAGGGGCAACTACGCCCTGCCGATGCCAAGCCCAATGCCCTGCGGCGTAATGGCAAAATCCCTGCCGTCCTCTACGGCCCTACCATCGCGTCTGCGATTTCCCTGGTGGTGGATACCCATGCCGCCGAATTATTGGTGCGGGATGCCCGTCCCCAGAAGACTCCGATTCAGCTTTCGATCCCGGATTTGCCGTGGCAGGGAACGGTGGTGCTCCAAGAGGTGCAAGCCCACCCCGCCAAGGATACCCTCTACCACCTCTCCTTTTTAGCCAAAGCTGAAAACTAG
- a CDS encoding TldD/PmbA family protein: protein MPATLLRSADLAHLSYSPEGDRFDGSWEAPLATLLGLGRAAGADFVEIFLERSHYLSALVEEDRLTSVSPRLSLGAGIRVFRGTRDCYVSTNDLSFNGLRTALEKALGLMGFLLPSPQAYVPEIHLELLRDYAQGHKEGWLTTCSSIAEVADILLAASDRLRQKTQHLQSRRLSYFRDWQEVMVAASDGTFGRDIRLTQSAVGSVLCADGEHRASIGERNGDTSNPDFLRQWDYTTLADTVAEAAGKMLYADYVESGTYPVIMANQFGGVIFHEACGHLLETTQIERGTTPFADKKGEKIAHENLTAWDEGVTSGAFGSIDMDDEGMPTQRTLLIENGILKNFLSDRAGSMRTGHPRTGSGRRQSYTYAAASRMRNTYIAPGKYTVADLIASIDRGIYCKRMGGGSVGATGQFNFAVEEAYWIENGQIKHPLKGATLIGEAKEIMQRISMSANDLALAPGFCGSISGSIYVTVGQPHIKVDAITVGGR from the coding sequence ATGCCAGCCACGCTACTTCGTTCTGCGGATCTTGCCCACCTTAGCTATTCCCCCGAAGGTGATCGCTTTGATGGCTCTTGGGAGGCTCCCCTTGCCACCCTCCTTGGCCTTGGACGGGCGGCTGGCGCTGATTTTGTTGAGATTTTCCTCGAGCGCAGTCATTACCTCAGTGCGCTTGTCGAAGAGGATCGCCTGACGAGTGTTTCCCCTCGCTTGAGCTTAGGGGCGGGTATTCGTGTTTTTCGCGGTACTCGTGACTGCTACGTGAGCACCAATGACCTCAGCTTCAACGGGCTGCGCACGGCCCTCGAAAAAGCCCTGGGCTTAATGGGGTTCCTCTTACCCAGTCCCCAAGCCTATGTCCCTGAAATTCACCTTGAACTGCTGCGGGACTATGCCCAAGGCCATAAGGAAGGCTGGCTGACCACCTGTAGTTCCATTGCTGAAGTGGCCGATATTCTCCTAGCGGCGAGCGATCGCCTGCGCCAGAAAACCCAACATCTGCAATCCCGTCGCCTCAGTTATTTTCGCGATTGGCAAGAGGTGATGGTAGCCGCCAGTGATGGTACCTTTGGTCGGGACATTCGCCTTACCCAGTCGGCAGTGGGCTCTGTCCTCTGTGCTGATGGCGAGCACCGCGCTTCCATTGGCGAGCGCAATGGCGATACCAGTAATCCAGACTTTTTGCGCCAGTGGGACTACACCACCTTGGCCGATACCGTTGCCGAAGCGGCGGGCAAAATGCTCTATGCCGACTACGTGGAATCGGGCACTTACCCAGTGATCATGGCCAACCAATTTGGGGGCGTGATCTTCCATGAAGCCTGTGGTCATCTTTTGGAAACCACCCAAATTGAACGGGGGACGACCCCCTTTGCCGATAAAAAAGGCGAAAAAATTGCCCATGAAAACTTGACCGCTTGGGATGAGGGAGTGACCAGCGGTGCCTTTGGCAGCATTGATATGGACGATGAAGGAATGCCAACACAGCGCACATTACTGATTGAAAATGGCATCCTCAAGAATTTCCTGAGCGATCGCGCGGGTTCAATGCGCACAGGACACCCGCGCACAGGTAGTGGCCGACGTCAAAGCTATACCTATGCTGCCGCTTCGCGGATGCGCAACACCTACATTGCCCCTGGCAAGTACACTGTTGCGGATCTGATTGCCTCCATTGATCGCGGCATTTACTGTAAACGCATGGGGGGCGGCAGTGTTGGGGCCACGGGTCAATTTAACTTTGCCGTTGAGGAGGCCTACTGGATTGAAAATGGCCAAATCAAACACCCCCTCAAAGGAGCAACCTTAATTGGCGAAGCCAAAGAAATCATGCAGCGGATTTCCATGTCCGCCAACGATCTTGCCCTTGCCCCTGGTTTCTGTGGCTCGATTAGCGGTAGTATCTACGTCACCGTGGGTCAACCCCACATCAAAGTGGATGCCATTACCGTAGGTGGCCGCTAA